A stretch of DNA from Leopardus geoffroyi isolate Oge1 chromosome B3, O.geoffroyi_Oge1_pat1.0, whole genome shotgun sequence:
GGGCTCTGCTGGGGACAGAGCCCAGCCAGTTCTCAGCTGTCTCACTCCGGCCCGGGTGTCAGCGGTGAGCGAGCCTTCTGATGGTCGAGGCCCGGCTGTAGGTTTTGCACCTGTCTTGTTGCCCTCCCTACTCTGCAGGGACTGTTTCTTCCCAGGCCGTGGGTACCTCCGTGCTACAGGCTAAGGTTCAACAAGTCTCGCTCAAGGTAGCCTGCACTGATTTAATTGGATGGGTCATTTTCTTGAGTTTTCTCGGGAATTCACTTCCCAGACTGTTGGCTTTTCTCATGAGTCAGACTTTCCTTGAAGAGCCTCCCCCGCCCGGCTCCTGTCCTCCTCCACTGTCGCTTTGGACCTTTGATGCTTCTCCGGCAGGACTGGCCAGCCTGCCAGCTTGGATCAAGGGTTCGGAGTTCCATTCTGGGTGCCCTAAGCCTCTGCTTGCCGCCGAGAAAGTGTGAATCCTGGTAGCTCTGTTGTCCTCAAGCTGTGTCACCTTTGGCGGGAAGCTGGCAaactctccgagcctcagttgcaccacattaaaaaaaaaaattttaatgttgatttatttttgagagacagagaccagagcacaagcaggggaggggcagagagggagagggagacacagactccgaagcaggctccaggctctgaactgtcggtgcagagcccgacacggggctccagcccacgagccgtgagatcgtgatctgagccgaagtcagacgctgaaccgactgagccacccaggcgcacccaaAGTGGAGATAGCCATATTCCCTTTGGGAGTGGTTTGAGGATGAAAAGGAATCACGCAAAGGGGGTAGGGGACCACGCCAGGCACAGAGGAGGTGCGATGCAGTTTCCGTCCCCACTTAGACTTAGTCGGGCTCTTGTAACAAGGTTACGAGGAAACTCACAGAATCGCTGGGGTTGGGCCACAGCGCCTGCCCTCGGAACTGGGTGGCGACAGCCTGTAGGcattccctcccctgcctgctcccgGACAGGTGGCCCTGCTTGGCTCCGGACCTCTGGCTCTTGGGCTCCTCTGCCTTCAGATTCAGGCCACCATCTTTCAGTCCTAGCTGGCCATCCTCAGTGGGGGGtccgggtccccccccccccccccccccgcccaggcgGCCCGGCCCGGGAGCTGGTCCTGCCGAGGGGGAGTGAGTGTGGGTAACCGAGCCCTGGCTGACACTGCTCTCCTGGGTGAAGGGCAGGTCCCgcgggggaggagaggagctCGCCCAgaacgccccccctcccccagaggtaTGATGCGCCGTGTTGCCCGGTCCTAGATGCCGACAAGAGGATCAAGGTGGCGAAGCCGGTGGTGGAGATGGACGGCGATGAGATGACCCGGATCATCTGGCAGTTCATCAAGGAGAAGGTGGTTCCCTCCCAAAGTGGGCGTTCGGCCCCCGCGCAGGCCCCCTCGTGCCCCTGGGTCATAGTCATCTGGGCTGATGCCTTGCCCTGGTCATCTGTTTCTAGCTCATCCTGCCGCACGTGGATGTCCAGCTCAAGTATTTCGACCTGGGGCTCCCAAACCGTGACCAGACCAACGACCAGGTCACCGTAGACTCCGCGCTGGCCACCCAGAAGTACAGTGTGGCTGTGAAGTGCGCCACCATCACCCCCGATGAGGCCCGTGTGGAAGGTGTGAGGGTGCGGAGGCGGGTGGGCTGGGGGCGTGGGGGCCGCGACACGAACCCCGTCTCCCTGCGACTTCGTGGGAGGCGTTGGGGCCGTGGGGTTTCctgcagaggaggctgggagggccgGTGAGGGGCTGGCACCCACGTGGGGTGTGGCAGGGCGGAATCCAGGCCCGTGGCGTTGCTGCTGTGCCGCGCGGCTCTGGCCAGCACCGGTAGGTGTCGTGGGCCACGGACACGTTGCTGAAGCCGTCAGAGGAAGGGCGGCCTCCTCGGGCGCCCCTCTCGCCTCCTGGACTGTCCTGCAGGCAGGTTTACAGAGACACCTCGGGGCCACCTCTGGCCAGCGGAGTGCCGCGTGTCAGCTTGTATCTTTCAGAGCTGCAGCGGGCTCTGGGGAGCGTCGCTAGTGTCTTGCCGCTGTCTTGGCCTTGCGggtctgtcccctgccccctgcgGCCGCGGAGGGGTCTCAGAGAGGTGCGCTCACCAGGCTTGGACCGGCTGCCGGTCCCTGCTTCTGGGGAGCACTTTTGAGGGTTTCCCGAAACAATGGCACCAGTACGGGGATAAAGGGGCCACGTTTGGAAAATTCGAGAAAGGGTCGTTCAGGGGTGTGCagagctctttctctctgcctgcgtCCTGCGGCACGAGGGAGCTGGAAGGAAGCATTCGAAGCACATTTCCAAACACTCCAGACCTTCTTCCGTCTTTCGGGTTTGTACCTGACCCTGGGACATTGGGATCATTTAAGTGCTAAGCTCTTCTTTGTggggtttcttttcatttctcctgaacCCTGGGATTTCTGTACCCctattttatggagaaggaaggaagtagagaGCCAACAGTCCCGGTAACGTGGGCTGGACTCCACGGTTCGTGGCAGTACTGAGGCCTGCCCTCTGGTCTTCTGGCCTCTGTCCAGCGAGACGCCATACTGCCAGAGTTCGTCAGACCGAGCTACGTCCACGCTAGAATACGTAGAATAATACACTAGCTGAAGGAGCCCCGATGTGCCAAGCAGTGTTCTAGGCACTTTCCATAGAGGTTTATTTAATCCTGACAGCAACCCAAGATGCTAGGTATTTTTAtcagtaatttcattttatagctCAGGTTAACTCACTGGCATAAAACTCACAGTGACAGGTGGTGGAGCTGGACCTTGAACCCAAGAAATCTGatcccagaggggcgcctgggtggctcagtcggttgagtgtccgactttggctcaggtcatgatctcacagttacgggttcgagccccacgtcaggctctgtgctaacagttcggagcctggagcctgcttcggattccgtgtcttcctctctctctgcccctcccctgctctcactctgtctgtctctctctcaaaaagaaataaacattaaaaaaaaaataaaacaagaaagaagtaTGGTCCCAGAGCCCACATACTTCTATTTTAGACCTTCCCCAGGGTGATTTTTAGGGCTCCCATCTGGCTGCGTTCTTGCTCAGGGTTCAGATTTTGGTTGGAAGGTGGGGGCTGCAGTGGGGTCCCTTCACCTCTGTCCTCCTAGAATTCAAGCTGAAGAAGATGTGGAAGAGTCCCAATGGCACCATCCGAAACATCCTTGGGGGGACCGTCTTCCGGGAACCCATCATCTGCAAAAACATCCCACGCCTCGTCCCCGGCTGGACCAAGCCCATCACCATTGGCAGGCACGCCCATGGCGACCAGGTTGGCCACGGCAGGAGGCGGGACTTGGCTCTTCCTGGCCGGGGCCCCTCGCTCGGAACCCCTGGCCCGAGCCGTGCTCTTGTCTCTGCAGTACAAGGCCACAGACTTTGTGGTCGACCGGGCCGGCACGTTCAAGATCGTCTTCTCCCCGAAGGATGGCAGTGGCGCTAAGGAGTGGGAAGTGTTCAATTTCCCTGCCGGCGGCGTGGGGATGGGCATGTACAACACGGATGAGGTGAGGCCCTGGCGGGTGGCTCCTgcgttccctcctccctctggggcCGCTTCGGGTTGGTGATGCTCACTACTCCCGCGTCAGTGGCTTGAGGAAGGTCCGAGGCCCGTGAGCCAATGCATCTTGGCTGTGTTTCGGGGGGACCAGTGCATCTTGGCTCTGTTTCGGGGGGACCTGCTGTGGACCCGGTGTGGAGTGAGGCTGGAAGACAGACCCCCGCTTAGCCAGATGCCCCCGCACTCACTCCCCGACACACCTCTGGGGGCGTGTTAGTTGTCTGGACTCTTGGCTTAAGCAAACTGGATAAGCAGTCTTTTCCCCTTCCCCGTCTCTTGGCTTTCGTTCCTTCTGCGGTTGGCCACCGGCAGCTCCAGGCTTACCCCTGCCGACTTGGTTACCCAGTCAGAAAAGAGCCTCTTTTGCTTCTGGTTCCAGTGAAAGTTCCAGGCCTGGGTCACATGACCCTCTCTGAGCCAGTCACGGAGGGCTCAGAGAGGACAGGCTGGGACACACCGTCAACTCTAGAGATATAGGCAGGTGGGCTGGGGGAGTTAGCTTTACCCCAGCCATACGGCCTAAGACctggggagcccagggagggctgGTAGCCCGCAGGCCGGCCGGGCCCCACGCCAGGGACCTCTCTCCCCCCGCAGTCCATCTCGGGTTTTGCGCACAGCTGCTTCCAGTACGCCATCCAGAAGAAGTGGCCGCTGTACATGAGCACCAAGAACACCATCCTGAAAGCCTACGACGGGCGCTTCAAGGACATCTTCCAGGAAATCTTTGACAAGTAACAGCCTCTCCCTTTATTCCTTCCCGGGGATCCCACAGCCCTTCTCGCCTGTCCCCCCGGGGCCCCTGTCCTACGGGGTGGCCGCCGTCCCAGTGCTTTTGGCTCGGCTCGAGGAGAGATCCTCAACCTGTCAGCCTCCCGCCCTCTCCCCACAACAGGCCCCTTTGCTCCCAGGCACTATAAGACCGACTTCGACAAGAGTAAGATCTGGTACGAGCACCGGCTCATTGATGACATGGTGGCTCAGGTCCTCAAGTCTTCAGGCGGCTTCGTGTGGGCCTGCAAGAACTATGATGGAGACGTGCAGTCGGACATCCTGGCCCAGGGTATGCTGGGAGCACCTGGTCCCCAAGGGGTGGACTGTCGGTCTTCTCCGGCCGGGGGGGATTTTCAGACCCCCTTCGTAGAAAATGTGTCCAGGGTGGCAGCAGGACTGGGGCCGGCCGCCTCATTGCAGGGTTCCCCGTGGACAGCAGGGGGCAGGAGCTCGCCGGCATCTGAGGGAGGAAGGGTCACAAATTAGGTTTGGACTGGTGTATTACTAAGGCTGCTGTTACAGAAAAAGGAGAACCTAGGAATTCGAGTTCTAAGGGGCCAGGTGCGTCAGCTGTGAGGTCGTTCCTGTCCACGAAGCCAAGCGACTGTGCCTCCAGGTTTGGGCCAGGGTTGGCTCCAGTAGAAAAATGGTTTCGAGCACAACCGGGTACTTTTCGAATTACAGAGAATTCGTTTTGCACAGTCAACCTGTTGGCCGTAGGAGAATACTGGGGAAGGTGACAGAGCCCCAAGCCCTAGAGCGTCCTCTAAGAGATAATTCCGATTGCAACATAAAGCATGGACGAGACCGTTAGAGAAGTAGCCGTAAGAAATAGCCCGAttgtgcccggctggctcagtcgggagagcaggcaactcttgatctcagggattgTGGTTTCCTGCctcaagttgggtgtagagatcacgtaagaaataaaatctcagggcgcctgggtggctcagttggttaagtgcctgactcttgatttcatctcaggttatgacgccacagtcgtgggattgagccctgcgtctggctccacgctgggcctggagcctgctggagattctctctctctctgcccctctccctgcttgcgtgccctctgtctcccaaaaaatagaatagaatagaatagaatagaattctaaagtaaaatcttaaaaaaagaaaagaagaaatagccCAGTTGTGTTGGGCACAAGAGCAGCGCCCCACGAGAGTAGGGAGTAGACGATGTGTAGggcagagagtggaagagagagaagggtacgTGAGGTGGTTTGAGGTCTAGCTCCCGAGAAGGAAGGTGACGCCCACCCCGGGGTTGCCAGGAGAATGCATAAGAATTCCTGATGTTTCATAAAACCTTGGCCTTTATTTCAATAAGTGTGGTAGTGGTCCTCTTACTAGAACAATTCCTATCTCGGATGGAAGGATGAGAAGCCATAGCAGACGAGAGAGAGGCATGAAAGTTGCCCTTAAGTAAACAAGGAATGGGTGAGTGCGAAGGTCCAGGAAACGTGGAGACGGGACCCCTTCCCGAGTCTCAGCAGCAGAACTTCTCAGACAGCGAATTTTCCTGGAGAAGTTTTTcgctttttctttcttacacagTTCTTATTTTGGTGCCATGGGGTGCTTTTGAAGCGCAGGAGACCTTGACGATAGGAAAGGTCGACATCTGGATTTGGGAGAATTTGGAGATAAGTCACAAAGCTTTAAAGTAGCCTGCAAGAGAGGCACACAGAGGGATCGTCGTGATGTAGCTGGTGGCAGGCTTTCTGCCTTCTGCGTGAACGAACCGTGCAGTTGCGAGCCAGGCTGGGTGGGCAGAAGTCCTGGGGTCTTGGGCTCTgggggccccaggctctgggaacCCAGATGTATGTTAATAGGCTGATGATAGCCGCCTTTGAACGCCCccctgccctgtgctgggctctagAGACCCACGACAAGGGTGGGCAAGCCCGAAACAGTGGCTGTCCTCCTGGGTGCCGTTGGGGGTCACGAGCTGAGGGCGTCTCCTCCCAGCAGAAGGGCAGGGGGACTCATCCCCGGTGGTCTGAGGACGGTGGGTGCCGGCACCGAATGGAGGGTCTTTCCTCTCTTCAGGCTTTGGCTCCCTCGGCCTGATGACGTCTGTGCTGGTCTGCCCAGATGGGAAGACCATCGAGGCTGAGGCCGCTCATGGGACGGTCACCCGCCATTATAGGGAGCACCAGAAGGTGAGTGTAGGGACCGTGGTCGCATGCCCATCTGTCCCGGAGGCTCAGAACCCACTGGCTCTGagggctggggggatggggcTGACCTGTCAGCCTACGGGTGGGCGGTCGCGTCCGGGTGGCCCCCTGGTCGGCTGGTTCGGCTCCCGATCTCCCTAcgacccccctccccagggccggCCTACCAGCACCAACCCCATCGCCAGCATCTTTGCCTGGACGCGTGGCCTGGAGCACCGGGGGAAGCTGGATGGGAACCAGGACCTCATCAGGTGAGCGGAGAGGGAGGGGCCTGAGCTGGCCCAGGGCAGCTTCTGGGCGGGCTCTGTATCGGGGCCTCACTCTGGCCCGTCCTCTGCAGGTTTGCACAGACCCTGGAGAAGGTGTGTGTCCAGACGGTGGAGAGCGGAGCCATGACCAAGGACCTGGCGGGCTGCATCCATGGCCTCAGCAAGTGCGTGGctggtggcagagggaggggctggcctTCTGGGACCTTCTTCCCTGGGTGGGAAGAAGCCAGAGGACCCTCTTAGAGGCACCTCCCCCCTTCCTCATCCTCAAGTCAGCTTAGCTGCCAAGGGCCTGGGGTGGGCCAGGTCCACAGCCCTGAGACCCTGTGAGTGTGCCCCCCCATCCCCGAGGCTAGGGGCTCAGAGCCTTGCCGTCCCCGTCTGTACAAATGTCTGAAGTCGTGTGGCCCTTTGGCGACGGGCTCCAGGCAACCTTTGACGCACAGCCGGGGCGTGCCACGCCCCACGGGCACGGGAGGGCAGCTCCTCGGGTGCCCAAGTTGAGGCTCTGCCCGGACCCAGGCTGGAGCCGCGCCTCACGTGAACGGTGTTCTCTCGGCAGCGTGAAGCTGAACGAGCACTTCCTGAACACCTCGGACTTCCTGGACACCATCAAGAACAACCTGGACAAGGCCCTGGGCCAGtagggggcgcggggcgcggccCGCAGCGGGCGggccggggttggggggcagCGGGCCGCGGCTGAGCCTCCCGGCCCCTCTCAGGAGGCCTTTCTAGGGGACGTTTTTTATAAGCAAGATGTTTTTAAGAATATCTGTGTGTTTCCCCTCATGGTGATGTGAGGCAGGAACAGCGTGTTTTACCTCAGCCAGTCAGTGAGTTTTGCATCCTGTAATTTATATTGCCCTTGGAACACGTGGTGCCATATTTAGCTACTAAAAAGCTCTTCACAAAACCGTCTGCTGTGTTTGTGCCCGAGGGAGGAGGCAGCCCGGCCCGGGGCCCCAGAGAAAGAGGCCCTCCGAGGGCCGGTGGATTCCACCCGCGTCCCAGGCCTCCGTTCACAGGGGCCACGGTGAGGCGAGGGGACCGGGCAGCAGTGTGAGTGTCCTGAATTCTACAGGAGCCGCCCGGCCAGCCGCTGGGCCTGTGGTGTGCAGGCCTGAAATTACCACACACGATCCGGTTCCTATATGCTGATCTCCACTTGGGGATTGTTACCACTTCCTGGTAGATTCTGGCTGCATGGCCATGGATGCAttgatttttttgctttgttttaaccTCCTAAAAACCTCGAGACCTCTTTATTTACCCTTTGCTTGGTCCTCAGAATGGGTTCCACACAGCGGCGGCTTCACGGCCCTCTGCACGGCTGCCTGGGGCTCGGGGCTGGGACTGTGAATGGAGGTCCCGTGTAGTCTAGGCCCCTCGGGTCCCTAACTTGGGTTCCTCCTCGCCATTCCTTGGCAAAACCAGAAGAGTAAGATGGAAAGTTGCAGTAAAGCAAAACAGATCCAACTTGAAGGGCTTTTTCATGCAGGGAATATATTCTACTTTTGGTAGATgcccggggggtggggcggggggaagacTTGTGCCATTTTCACCTGATCTGACAGATACTTGGCGACCCAAAGTCCATTTCCCCAGTTTccagggttgggggcgggggagactcTCATGGCTCTTGAAACTGGGCAGCTGGGACCTCGGTAGCTCGGAGATGGGTTCTAACCGCCCCTCACCCTGGTGGCCTCCGTGTATTCGAAGGACCGCGCGTCTGCAGTAATCATACTGaactcccagggctgtgggaagaAAAGCTGGTGTGCTGGCTCTGCTTAAGGGCCCAACTCCTGGGGCAAAGCTCAAGGTTTCCGGCCCCTTCTTGCCCGTCAGTAGGAAGGGCTGGCAGCCTCGGAGGCGCAGTCTGGCGTCGTGAGCTGGCTTCTGTCCTGGTACCCTGTCGGTGGGTCAAGAGGAGAAGCGGCTTTTCTCTGCAAGTGGTGGGAATTCTGGGGCCTTGGCCGCAGCCCTCCTCTCTTGGGCTTGGAGCGGCTCCCCGTAGGCGCCTGGCCCTGCAGGTGGCCATTCCAATGCCAAGGATGGTCTGAAGGATGGTCTGCGTTTCTTCCCCCTCCTCGGAGAGCAAGCGATGGATGCCCTGCTGTGTGGGGCAGGGCAGCTTTGTTGGGAGTTCCTTccgggggaggggtgaggaccAAGTCCCCAAGAACCACGGGAAGAAGCACTCGCAGTCACCTCGCTaaagaatattcatttatttataattattgctaAGTAAACTTCTCTCTTAAACGGGAACATAAAAACACAGTAGGGCTTTGCACAAGTGGAATTTCTAAACAGTTGGTTCGTATACACGTCAAAATAAGTTAGAATGGAATTCGTCCAGGAGTTTCCAAGTCACCCAAGAGGCCGCACGCCTCTCTTGAGAggttggggaggggtgaggacagGAGCCTTGCCGAGACCACCCCCCAGCTCAAATTGTTTAAGTTGTGCTGTTTCCTTCTCTTAGCTTTGCCTGGGTCCAAGGCACAGGGCAGGGGGCGTTCAAGTATTGAACCTCGCAGAGGGCCGAGCTGatggcggggctgggggaggaaaggagagccCCGCCCTGGGGGCCAGACCGTCTCCCTTGGGTTTCCAAGACCAAGGCCACTGCGCTggcaggaaagaggaggaggaggaggaggaggagaaggaggaggtacAGGGTTCTTTTTGGTACCAGGGGAGAAAGACATTGTGGGAAGAGGTAGTTTGCAGGGGGTGATGCTTCTGCTCAGCAGGAGAAAATGTCTTCTACAGTGACGGGGTCACTGCCACCTGAGGGTCATCATGgcgggcacctggggggctgggggggggccTCGGGGTTCTGGAGGGGAAAAGGCTCCTTTGAGCCCCCAGTCCTCTCGTTTGTTGCCTCTTAGCATGAGCttaagcagagaaggaaggggcacctggctgcctgaTCCTGAGGCCACCTTGTCCTCCCCTCAGTCCTGATCACAGCCACCCTGAAGCCTGGCTTGGTCCTTCACCAAGGGTACAGCTTTGGGGGTAGTCAGCTGCATTTCAAACTGGTCTCCCCGACCCCACCCTGGCTGTTCCCCCTCCTTTCCTGGTTTCTGGGCCGAAGTTGGTGGCTTCACCTCCTTCGTGCCTTTGGGGacagccctgcctgccccctctCCACTGAGGCCTCAGGAGGCGAGTGGGCAGGAGTCCGGGTGCCCTAGCATTCCTGAATGTACTATTTCATGCCCTGGGCCTGTCTTCGGTTCCCGGGGCAGGAGCTGGCGCGGGGACAGCGGCGATGAGAGTaggcaagcaagggagggagctGTCGGCTGAGCAGAATCGAGCAGCCTTGGCCGCTGAGGTGGGTGGTGCAGAGCGAGTCACTGGCTGGAGAGGCCGGGCAGGGGCGGAGGGCCTGCCCAGCTCTGCGTCCTGCCTCTCGCCAGGGCCCGAGGCTCCCTGCCAGCCCCCCTCCGCGCCGGAGTCCTGCCTGGCGGGCCACCGGAGCTTGGGAGGCGTGAAGCGCTCACGGCACACCAGGGAGCttccatttggaaaaagaaaatgatctccAGCAGAAAGAATAGGTGACagagttggaaaggaaaaaaaataataaattaccttCAAAATACCCCTTttgctcaaaaattttttttttctctatggtcttcattttctttttaactatgtTGTTCTTTCTGGGAACCTGTTGAGTCTTGGCTGTCC
This window harbors:
- the IDH2 gene encoding isocitrate dehydrogenase [NADP], mitochondrial isoform X1 — protein: MAGYLRVVRSLCRASGSGPAWAPAAPTGPNLQEQPRRHYADKRIKVAKPVVEMDGDEMTRIIWQFIKEKLILPHVDVQLKYFDLGLPNRDQTNDQVTVDSALATQKYSVAVKCATITPDEARVEEFKLKKMWKSPNGTIRNILGGTVFREPIICKNIPRLVPGWTKPITIGRHAHGDQYKATDFVVDRAGTFKIVFSPKDGSGAKEWEVFNFPAGGVGMGMYNTDESISGFAHSCFQYAIQKKWPLYMSTKNTILKAYDGRFKDIFQEIFDKHYKTDFDKSKIWYEHRLIDDMVAQVLKSSGGFVWACKNYDGDVQSDILAQGFGSLGLMTSVLVCPDGKTIEAEAAHGTVTRHYREHQKGRPTSTNPIASIFAWTRGLEHRGKLDGNQDLIRFAQTLEKVCVQTVESGAMTKDLAGCIHGLSNVKLNEHFLNTSDFLDTIKNNLDKALGQ
- the IDH2 gene encoding isocitrate dehydrogenase [NADP], mitochondrial isoform X2 → MWKSPNGTIRNILGGTVFREPIICKNIPRLVPGWTKPITIGRHAHGDQYKATDFVVDRAGTFKIVFSPKDGSGAKEWEVFNFPAGGVGMGMYNTDESISGFAHSCFQYAIQKKWPLYMSTKNTILKAYDGRFKDIFQEIFDKHYKTDFDKSKIWYEHRLIDDMVAQVLKSSGGFVWACKNYDGDVQSDILAQGFGSLGLMTSVLVCPDGKTIEAEAAHGTVTRHYREHQKGRPTSTNPIASIFAWTRGLEHRGKLDGNQDLIRFAQTLEKVCVQTVESGAMTKDLAGCIHGLSNVKLNEHFLNTSDFLDTIKNNLDKALGQ